TTGAAAACTGATACAGACAGTTACACTGGCCAAGATGCATGCGTGCATTGAGATAAGCAGACATACCATTACTCGACATATTGGGGCTCTTGAAAACTGACACAGACAGTTACACTGGCCAAGATGCATGCGTGCATTGAGATAAGCAGACATACCATTACTCGACATATTGGGGCTCTTGAAAACTGACACAGACAGTTACACTGGCCAAGATGCATGCGTGCAATGAGATAAGCAGACATACCATTACTCGACATATTGGGGCTCTTGAAAACTGACACAGACAGTTACACTGGCCAAGATGCATGCGTGCATTAAGATAAGCAGACATACCATTACTCGACATATTGGGGATcttgaaaacagacagagagacagttagcTGGCAGACATATGCTAACGATCAGAAGCACAAGCGGAAGAACAggtagacagactgacagacaggcaaCAATCCAGCTGGGCGTCCAATAAgctatgctctctctctctccctctctctttctctctctctctctctttctctctctctctctctctctctctctctctctctctctaacacacacacatacacgcacgcatacacacacacacacaaacacacacacaaacacaaacacacacacaaacacacacacacacacacacacattgcccctctccccttcctctctctctgtcactatcATATCACTACTAACCTACAATCACAATCAACAAAACATAAATATCTATATCTATCAGTGTCCTggattttactctctctctctctctctctctctatctctcacacacatacacacacacgcacacgcacacacacacacacacacacacacacacacacacacacacacacacacacacacgcattgcccttctcccccctctgtctctcataTCACTATCATATCACACCACTAACCTACAATCACAATcaacaaaacataaatacatCTATCAGTGTCCCAGGTTTTACCTCTGCACTTGAAGTGTCTCTTCCTTCGTGTCGCGCGACGGAAAAATCTTTTGCACGCTTCGCACGCGTTGACGCCATAGTGAAAGCCCGAAGCAGGGTGGCCACAAAGGCGACATGGAGGTAGAACGTTGACACTTGCAGTCTTCACTTTTCTGTTGACCTTTGTCTTCTTATTGCACGGTGGATCGGATTctagtgtgacaggggaggctaccgctcctttcacagcagactctgcacccgagttgttggcctttaaacgtcaacaccagtggattgtagagttctgtttgtgatggggtctggtggtttccgattgtctgtatgttcatggaaacctgcgggtttgcataacagtttttatagggctaagaaattagccctaacattttcaatcctgtttgattgcacttcgcctcccgaggtgatcgtagtgtttcggcactcggttacactagTGACAACAGAAGTTTGGCCAGAAGGTTGGTCTTGCTCGCCATCGACATAATTTCGTCTCCATCGCTGgtagttgttgtcgttgtcgcgGAGCTGCTGCATGAAGCTTCCTCCTCTCCACCGCCGGACAGCGCCATCTTGGATGGCGTCACTTCCGTGTTAAGGGGATGGATGGCCTTGTGGATGACCTTGGTAAATGCAGTTATGGTCCAAGCACTTCTGAGACGCTGACAAACTCTGAGCTTAAAAAGTTTTGACAAACATGGTTAGagtttactctttttttttttggaggcAGTTTTCAAAATTTGGCATGTCAATTTCCAGTTAGATAAAATGTCTTCGCTTCAGACTTCTTTTTGCGCTCGGTGACCTCTGTAAAGAGTGTTTTTCTGACCAACTTCTTATTTACTGTCGGCGTATTAATGACTCAGTTCTGGTGTCTGGGCCTCCCGCAGGCCTGCTCATCAACGAGCTACATCTTTCAGTTTTATTGAATTCGCATTATGTGAACAGGTGCGGGTTATCTTGCATATTTAAATCAGAATATGGTGCCGATCTCACGTTTTCCGTTATTATTGTGGTGCTGGCAAGGGgtatttttctttcattttcgtCCTCCGTCTTTGCTCCCCTTGCAACCAGGACGGTTTTTAAGCAGTTACTTCTGCTTGAATCTGTTAGTCATTCTCAGCCCTTGAAGCGAAGTATCAAAACATGTCCCCGATTGGTCACTGCTACGATTTAGGACGTTAAAACTCGTCTTTTCTCACCAATTTGGAGTCACCTCGCCTTGTCATTCGGTACACTATTTTACCTGCACTGAATACTAGCATGTACTCTTATGTCACGATTTCCGAGCTCAAAGCATTACTGCCTGTGCTGTGCCTTTGTGTTGGCTTTAAGCGCGACATATGTTTTCATAACACTTGTGCAGAACATTCCGTGGCCTTTAGAGTAGGTTCGCGGTTGATTGCAAACACGATGTCAAATATTCATCAGTGTGGAAAGTACGGATCTCAGCGTGGATGAACATGATAAAAAGGTCAAGTAATTTGTAATTCGAATGAACGTTTTCTCCCTGTGATGAGAAGGAAAAGGGGTAGAAGGAGGGGTGGTggaagggatgggggtagtggtggtAGGATTAGGCTAATTGTATAGATTTGGGGGGTGTAGAAAAGTGGGGCGAGACTAAAGCGAAGCTATAGAACTGTTGGGTGAAGCAACCCACGCGCTGTCTGTCGTCTTGTAAATGTCAACATTTTTGCGATTCTATTTGTCTGAAATGGACAAAATCAATAACTCGTATGCAGATTAGCCTCGATTCCTTTCTCGGATGCGTGGccgttgtgtgtttgtgtgtgtgtgtgtgtgtgtgtgtgaccgtgtatGCGCGCACACGCGTATTGGTGAGTGTGTTTAtcctgtgcgtgtgtttgtctttgtgtatgcaagcgtgcgtgcatgtgagtTTGCGTGTATTTGTACGACACTTCAAAAAGTAAAGCGTaagcttttttctctctctctctttacaaaTCCTGATGCAGAATTCCCAGACAGGAAATGTGTTCTGAAGTGGCCGAGAGATCGAGGGCAAACACGAACTGCGAATTTAGGTCACTGAGAAGTTGACAAAATGGGACTCTCCCCACCCTTTTAACAAAGTTCTGTTCTGTCAAATAATTCAAGTCGTGTGTTGATGACTTGACCGATGAAAAACACTAATAAaaaacctcttttttttctattaAGGATTAAGTGCATGCCATtctatttctttttctctttatctcactatctctctctctcacaaacatacacacaaacacactgacacatacacacattgccacacacacacgcaaaaagagagagactaagagagagagagactcagggagagagagagagagagagagagagagagagagagaggagggagggagagagagagagatagagaggggagagagagagagagagagagagagagagaggagggagagagagagagaggagggagggagagagagagaaagaaagaggagagagagagagagagagagagagagagagagagagagagagagcaaccaCGCACGCACAAAGGCAGACATTAATCGTGGATATGAAAGCATTTATTTATGACAATTTGTCCCAACAAGGTCATGGATTTCAATTCTACTCacttcgcacacacacacacacacacacacacacacacccacacacacacacatacacacacacacacacacacgatgacataaacacacacacacatacatacacacacacacacacacacacacacacaccacacacctgTACACACATAACGAGAATTCCACTATAATATTGCATACCTCATAAACAGCAGCGTTCAAAGTCAGATATGTTCAAATCCTTTGTATAAACATGTCTACCCACCCACGAAACGCAATTATACATATCTTTGCACACACTTGGGATATAGTTTGGAGaactgtggtggtggtggtggtgatggttgtggagtgtgtgttgagggtgggggtgggggtagggatggtggtggggtgggtggtgaggggcGGAGGGATTGTGGGacggggtggtggtggtggtcaaTGTACACAGTTCAAACACTTTCGCTGTGTGCATTATTTTGTGCAAATTTGCTCTGCTTAATAGAAGTGGGTCGAGTAACATGATTTGGATTGACACGTTCTTGCCTCTTACCCAGGTTAATCTGCCatatgcacagtgtgtgtatgtgtcttgtgtgtgtgtgtgtgtgtgtgtgtgtgtgtgtgtgtgtgtgtgcgtgtgtgcgtgcgtgtgtgtgtgcttgaaacCTGTCAAAGTTTCCAAGGCCCCTGTGTAACATCACCATGACTCACATGCGCAGAGTCACTCTCTGTAGTGTCATAAACGTCCATGTAATATGTTGCTCACAACCTTTCTGTAAAGCCTGTCTTTTACTTGgccaagtcgactacgcgaagtatgcttcgcgaagctagccgcacgaagctttagcactaagTTTCCGGTAAAAAGTCGACTTCGGGTTCAATCAAAGCTCAGTTAGGATTATCGCCAATGCAGACATGATCAGTTTCTGTAGATTTGTGTTCAAACATGTGTTTTTAATTATTTTGAACGGAGACATCAAAGTGCATTCCGTCCTATTCTGAGATCGTGTCTTTTAGGTAGAATTTCCAATCAGCATCCAATAAAACATACCCAGCTCCACCACATCCATCAACATCGTACCAAAGAATACAGGAAATTAAAAAAGTTCACAATTCTATAATCACTCCTCCAAAGAGAATACCCGCAATCGTAGATGGCACTTCGATCAGAATCATGCCCACAAGGGCAGAGTTATTCAGAAAAGTGTAAGTAAGTGCTTTAAGCTTGGTGCTCAGACTGAGCCTtcctcggagagagagagagagagagagagagagagagagagagagagagagagagagagagagagagagagagagagagagagagagagagggagggagagagagagagagagagggagggagagagagagagagagagggagagagagagagagagagagagagagagagagagagagagagagagagagagagagactaaaggAAACACTACTCCTatccccaacactgtgttcaaCAGGGTAGAGTTGCTTCTTACGGCGGCAGTAAAGTGCCTGATTCTCACGGCATTCCTGCAGAGCTAATCGACGCTTTTCCcttgaaagcggcgtatgactgcctaaatggaaGGTTAAaaacggtgagagagagagagagagagagagagagagagagagagagagagagagagagagagagagagagagagagagagagagagcggtaaaagctgtgggagtttcaggccacgaaggaagaagaaggagaagaagaatcgaagctttgatgttttttttctcacatttcTAAAGAATTGTGTGAGTTTTTGAACTATCATACCAGTATGACActcttgttatatatatatcagaatCATATCCACATGGGTAGAGTTGCATGCTCCGTATACCGTCAGCAAAGTGCCTAGTGCTCAAAGCTTTTCTGGATAGCTCTGTGAAGTTTTGAACAACCCTAGCTATAGAAAACTCCCCTTTTACCAGATTCATTTCTATATAATTATCACTCTCGTTATATGAGAATTTATATCCACCAGAGTAGAGTTTCTCCTCACAGCGTCAACAAAAGTCTAGTGCTCAGAGCTTTTCTGGAGTGCAGTGTGAGGTTTTGAACAACCCTCGCTATACAAAACTCCCCTTTCATCAGATTAATTTCTCCATGTCACTCTCGTCAAACCAGAAGCATGCCCACAAGGGAAGAGTTGCTCTGTATAGCGTGAGCAAAGTGCCTGGTGCTCAGAGTCTCCGGCTTTAGAGATCTCCGTCAGGTTTCGAACACTAATTCCAATATAGATTCATTCGTCACTTTGGTTAACGTCAGATTTCTAATGAGTTGTGAAGTTCTGAACAGCAATTCCACTCTCGTTATACCAGGAGCATGTCCACAAGGGTGGAGTTGCTCCGTACAGCGTGTGCAAAGTGCCTGGTGTTCAGAGCCTTTCTGGATGGCACTGTGAGGTTTTGAACGACCCTCGCTATAGAAAACACCTCTTTTATCATATGTATTCGTTCCTTTGGTTTATTTCACATTTTACAGAGTCCTGCGAGTTTCTGAACTGACATTCTAGTACGTTATCCCTACATATCACTCTCGTTATACCAGAAGCATGTCCACAAGGGTAGAGTTGGTCCGTATAGCGTGGGAAAAGTGCCTGGTGTTGAGCGCCTCTTTGGAGAGCTCCGTCAGGTTCCTGACAGCCGTGACAAAGCTCATCACCCTGTGGAACAGACCGTCCTCACCAGGGTGGTTCCGACGCAGCAGACACAAGAAGCACCTCAACATCCTCCACTGGATCTCCTCCACCTTGCCGGGATCGTCCATAGCGCAGCGGTCAGTGAAGGTCAAGCACACGGCCTTGAGAACGATGACCTCATCCTGGGTCAGGTCCAGCTTCTGCATGGACCGCGCGAGGTCGTAGGCGTAGTCAGTGTACTCTCTCCCCAGAAGCCTCTCCATCTCACAGCGGTGTCTGCAGTCGCGGTTAGGAGCGAAGAAGACGTTGGGGTCGACAGCGAAGCCTCGGTAAGCCCCGAGGAACCAGACCTCCACGCGGGCAAGCTTGAGAAGGTTGGCCTGGTCGTTGAGGGAGAGGTCGGAGAACCCTGGAACTCCTTTCCCGAAGCGGACGTAGCCGTGGACGAAGGTGTCCAAGGATTTGGCCACGAAGGCCATGTGAGCTTTCCGCTCGTCCAGGTCTAAGCCGGTGACCTGAAACACCTCGTCGTACTGCTCAGGCGAGAGGAAGTCCTCGAAACCGAACACCTCCCTCTTGAGGCGAAACTCCTCCAGCTTCTCCCTCGCCCTCTGCGCCATCGTGGCCCCCGGAACGTCCGCGTTGGTGATGACTTTGGCGTGGGCGGAAATCAGCTTCTCCAAGATGTCCGCCACTTCCGTTTCCTGTATGGCGAGGTCTGAGGTCTCCGAGACGAGTCGCTGGACTTCCCGGATGTCCTGGGCGCGCTTCTCGTGCGTGTACCTGCCTGTCTTAATGGCGGTCTTGGACATGCCGAGAGCCAGACAGCGGTTGTAGCGACAGAAGCCGCACAGGTTGTTCTTCTTGCCCTTAATGATGCAGTTCTTGTTGCCTGAAAGGATAGGACAGAATTAGTTGAAGATAGCTTATTGTTGAGGTCAATATGTAAATATAAATACATAAGTAAACTAAGCAGCGGATTCAGACAGGTCGTTCTGCTTTCCCTTAATGTTGCAGTTATTGGTGCCTGAAACGAACGGCCAGAATTATTTGAAGATAAATTATTGTGGAGATCAATATttcaacatatatatatgtatatataaaatacagaaattcACAAAACAGCAGATGTAGCGGTAGTAAATAGTCAGGTTGTTCTTTTTCCCTTAATGTTGCATTTTTTGTTGACGGATATTTTTTTCCCAAATAATCCACCAAGGGTGtgcatgaaagaaagacagacagacagaattcATACATTTACTTTTCCCTGCTTTTtcctctcacacactcacaaacagaAATCCGTTTTGATTGGGTATTTTTGTGACAAAAGTGACAGCTACTTATATATATGGACGGGCTCCTCTCTCTATACAAGAGCTGAAATgagtgacaaacaaacaaacaaacagacaaacacacaataaaaaaacaataaaaaaacggCACCTACAAAAAGAATGGCGAACAGAAAAGaccaaaaaaagacagaaataacatattttttcaaacaagaaacaaacaaacacaaccacacaaacaGAAGAGTCTGGTCAATTCTCCTATTCCATCACATCACATTCCTTATTGTTTGgtcttctctccctccctcccttcaaCCCACCCCCTCTTTGGCTCTGCAGAACcttctacacaaacacacagaggcCTGTTCAAACATTGTCAGACGGCCTCATGCCTGCGCTGAatgaccgtgtgtgtgtgtgtgtgtgtgtgtgtgtgtgtgagagagagagtgtgtgtgtgtgtgtgcgtgtgcgtgcgtgagtgcgtgcgtgcgcgcctgtgtgtgcgtgcgtgcgtattcGCGCATGCGTCTTATTACGTAGGTACGTACAAGCGTGCATGCGTTTGTGTCACTGTTTGCAAATACCCAAATGACACGaacagaacaaaacacaaaGTCAACAGAAAGAAACGGCTCCACAGCCCAGCTTGCTTCGATCAAATATTGTGAGTCTCTATCTCTACCTCCCATctgttttctctccctgtcttCTCCTGTGTGCTAGAATTTGAACTACTCTTCTGTCCGTAAATGCCTTACATTAAACCCTGGacgatttgtttttctttaaaaaaaaaagaaagaaaggccggagagtgagagaaatgacgagagagagagagagagagagagagagagagagagagagagagagagacagacagacagacagacagacagacagacagagacagagacagacagagtgagagaaagagtaacagacagacagacagtgagtcaaagagagacaaagagacagacaaaccgacagaccgagaaagacagacaattttctctatttctctcttacCTCTGCACTTGAAATTTCTTTTCCTTTTCAGCGCTCTGCGAAAGAATCTCTTGCATGCTTCACACGAGTTGACACCATAGTGAAAACCGGAAGCCGCGTCACCACAGACCCGACAGGGCGGAAGTTGATTTTTGGCGGAAGTAGTGCGAGGAATCCTGGGTTTAGTTTGCCTGGACTTTTTACCCTTTTTGCCAGTTTCCGAAGATAAGGACGCGTCAAAGGAAATGGAGGTGTCATTGGAAGATGAGGACAGTTCTCCAGCCTCGAAACCAGACGTGAAGTCGTCTATATCAAAGCACACAAATCGTTCACCATCAACCCCTCCAAACGGACTGTCGCACGAAGACGACGCCAGAGGTGAAAGGTCGATGGTAGTTGCCTGCTGTGCGCACGCGTCATTCCGCAGAAACTGGAAGCAGTCCTCTGACGCGTTGGTCAATGACGTCACTGTTGTTTCGTCATCGGATGACGCGGTGTATTGCGTCATAGAGCTGTCCTGGGAGAAGGAGGAGGCAGAGAAAGACGACGCGAGAGGACACAAAGACAGCATGGCCGAGTTTTGAAACATGTCGAACTCGAGCAAGGTGTTGGTCGCTTCCAGTAACGCCATGGTCATGACTGTTGATCAGCTTTCACTCGCTGTTATCTCTGAGACTAAACGCCAAATACAGACTTTTTGCTGGCCTTTACTGCACCAGAATTCAAAATGGTTGAGTCGTGTGTAAAAAGTACTTCAACATGCGATCGAGTCAGATCCAATGTTACTCGCAGCACTGTGGTGGAGCTTTAGTTTTATTCACTCTCTAACAAGAATGTCTGTTCGCTTCACTATTCATGTAATGCATCAATTGAATCATGAGCATGAAACGCCTGTCTGTTGGTTCCGCTGTAACACTGATAAGGCTGCTGTTTGCTGGAGACCATAAAAGTGCACGTATACTCTACGTGCGTTCCAGATTACTCAGAATGTTTTCTACAATCGCGTACTCATATCCACTTGTACAAATCTTTTGTGGTGAAGGCGACGCGAAGAATTCTTATATCTTATTCCACATGCCTTGGAGGGTGTTCGCAACATATGACGAAAGCAAGAGCCCTTGTATTACAatgattctgaaacaaaacaagacagataagtatgaataaataaaacaatacaGAATATCAACAATGCATGTACATTGGTGGCTATATTTTAGCTGAAAGTGAGTAAAGCTCAAACACAATGAAATTCACATGACGGAATTGCCGTTAGCTGGAATGGcaatgggggagagagaggttagttagttagttaactgttgcttaatgggtccagcggaccatttaggccaagGAGAGAGAGGTGAATATTCAAAGACAGAAGCAACTCAGTGCTTCCGATAATATCGTAAGTTTTTATCTTTCATACCGAGGAGACATAGCTTAGGGGATGAAATGTACACACTTTCAACTTGTAAGCATATTTTGCAGTCTTCAATCTATATAGAACTCATTTCGTTAACAAATCCAGAATAAAAGGGAAGGACTGTTGTACAACCGTATCGTCGCGTTTTTTGGGGTGTTTCTTAGGTAGGCGTCCCTATCCAACTAATATTTTGCAGTTTGCAATCTCAAGAACTCATCGCGTAAAACAAATTCCCGGAGTAAAGGGTGAGGGCTGGGCGGGGTCATTAATGGTACCGGAGAGCGGAATCACTGGAGATGAGCCGAAGTGGTTTCCAATTGCTAAATGCCCAACTGTGGTGCAACTGCACATTTTTATGTACAGCGCACTTGGCAGCCTCAACTCCCAGATATATAATATTAtatattatccccgagtacgcagtactagggtcctgcagactttaattgtgtgtctgtctgtctgttcgtctcgacttaacagcttattgctgggaaactactgggcgcagttcgttcaaaagttgatacactaacttgataataggcccgattgatcgtattaaaatttcataatgttacctgggacctaaatgcgaaatattccacaaaaacgactcttaacggggggaggtttggcggtgggagtacaactgccgtgcagctaatgtttatactgggggagcgagccagtcttaagagtactcgggtccagcgcgagcgttttttatcgGTCACAGATAAAACCTACCCAAGACAAACCCATACACTAGAGATTTCCAAACATGAGccgggtgtgtgagtgtttacTGACAACCACAGCAAAATGATTCAGCAATTTTAACTGGGTCAGCTAGTGTTTGCAACATTAGCACGATTTTAATTCATCTGGCCTTGTGCGAGAGCCTACCCGTACCGCACTTGACTCTCTATTGACAGAACGTCATGCGCCAGCTAGTGCTGCCTAATGAAAGGCTTATTTCCCAACGGGTGTCTCACTTGCCAATACCtcctgtttgtgtttgtattgagGGTGGATTTggaagggaggggagagagacatTGCGCAATATCGCCAGCTTTAACAAGTATGCTTGATGGTATAGTTTTTCGGTCAATAttatctcccccccctctctctccccggcctctctctctctgtctctctctctctctctctccctctctctttccccccccctctctctctctctctctctctctctctctctctctctctctctctctctctctctccttgcaATGGCTGTTTTTGCAATCAGGCGTTGAATGAACTAATTGCTACTATTACCTCAGTACTATTACGTTTGGAGCTACAGTTGGCAGGAACTATAATGACACTTGACAACTTACGAAAACTGGAAACACGAACCTAGAATGtatcccccgcgggttagggggaagaatttacccgatgctccccagcatgtcgtaagaggcgactaacggattctgtttctctttttacccttgttaagtgtttcttgtatagaatatagtcaatttttgtaaagattttagtcaagcagtatgtaagaaatgttaagtcctttgtactggaaacttgcattctcccagtaaggtaatgcattgtactacgttgcaagcccctggagcaaatttttgattagtgcttttgtgaacaagaaacaattgacaagtggctctatcccatctcccccctttccccgtcgcgatataaccttcgtggttgaaaacgacgttaaacaccaaataaagaaagaaagacctagAATGTGTTTGGTCTAAGTAAGCGTAAATGTCAATAACggtgcttctctctctctctctctctctctctctctctctctctctctctgtgagtgTTTCTAATtctctgtgcgtctgtctgtctgtctcttacacagacacacagacacacacacagacacacacacatacgcacacacacacacacacacgcgcgcacagacacacacacccacacccacacacatacacacaaacacatacacacacacacacacacacacatacacacacacacagacacacacacacacacgccggcacacaaaataattattaaaaaaataagagagaaagagtcgGAGATagagatacaaagagagagactccTCAATATAATCCAAGCATTGCAACTTAATCATCGTACGTGTCCGTGAACTGTTGGTAGTTTTGACTGGCATGCCCCATCGAGTAGTGGGGCACTTTATTCACTGACATGCACAAACTGTGAGACAAAACCAGGTATGTTGGATTGTTCCCATAGCCAAATTAGTGACCCCTTGAATAGGTCCTGTGTTTTATAAGACAGGGGTTATTGAAGATCTGAGATAACACATGTAGTACACTGCGTATAGTCAACGTTATGCATTTTACAATGTAGGTTTAATATTAAGGTTTTGTCgctaaagtgaaaacaacaagaagaagaacaacaacaaacacaacaaaggcaacaacaacaaataaacaaaccaaacaaacaaacaaacacatatatacagacaaacaaagaaaaaacgcaCAACAAGAATGTAGTTGTTGGAATGTTTCGTCCTAATTTTTCATTTTGGATTTTGGAAGTCTAGCATCTATCTGTTtaggaattttttttaaaaactttgcTATATTGAAAGTAACGCTGCATTGATGCTACTGTAACATAGTTGACTGGAATACCTGTAACGTGACACATACCCTTGCGATAAGTTGGATAAGATGACCCTTTTAAGAACTGGTTCTAACTACAATGCCATACACTTTTTGGTTCTATTCTTGCGCCAAGGTCCAGAAATGTATGAAGCAGCAGTTATAGAGGACATTTTAGTTTGTCAATGACATCAAATAGCAATGCTTGTACCTGGCTAAATAATGTGAATGGTTgtgacaaacgaacaaacaaacaaacaaacaaacgaacgacaATAAGTACTAAAAGGCATCACAGACGTTTCTACTACTatatatactactactactactactactactactcgaGTTGATGACCATGATCACAATTGTGTCAATACATTTGAAACGCATGATGAATATCTATACCTTTCATAATAATTCATAAAACCTTTTAGCTGGAAAAATGAGGCAATTAATGCTCACTCACTATAATTCATTTACTCAATGCAAACTGAGAAATACTGAGTAATCCTCCCCCATAACATCAGTACAGCCACTTTTGTGTATACATTAGTTTTACCGTTTGATAGTTCTTGATTTTACCCTAGTAATGTTCGTACACATTTCTCTTCTGTACTTATAACACTGACTTTTGTAATCAACTTTGTCCTTACTTCTCAAACTTTACGTGAACGGTCCTAATGAAAACTGTAAATTACCTTACCAATCTGTATACTCAGAGTGGACTCGTGTATATTATTTCCGCAGCCAATCCAGGATAACCACTGTCCTCAAGTCAGCCGACTACAGTGTGGTCATTCTATGGACAGTCCTTCCTCCAACGACTCACTTCACTTCAAACAAAACCTACTCAGTCAACAAATCCGTAAAACTTACTTCTTCGTCCAAGGAAGTAGATGCACCCCAGACTGTTAATTTTCGTTCAAACTTCCTCCGTTCGTCCGAACATGAAAGAGTGATCACAGTTTGTGTAACTGCTAAAGTCCAGGCGACCTCGTCCTACGAACGGGAaaag
This region of Littorina saxatilis isolate snail1 linkage group LG8, US_GU_Lsax_2.0, whole genome shotgun sequence genomic DNA includes:
- the LOC138972792 gene encoding retinoic acid receptor gamma-like, coding for MTMALLEATNTLLEFDMFQNSAMLSLCPLASSFSASSFSQDSSMTQYTASSDDETTVTSLTNASEDCFQFLRNDACAQQATTIDLSPLASSSCDSPFGGVDGERFVCFDIDDFTSGFEAGELSSSSNDTSISFDASLSSETGKKGKKSRQTKPRIPRTTSAKNQLPPCRVCGDAASGFHYGVNSCEACKRFFRRALKRKRNFKCRGNKNCIIKGKKNNLCGFCRYNRCLALGMSKTAIKTGRYTHEKRAQDIREVQRLVSETSDLAIQETEVADILEKLISAHAKVITNADVPGATMAQRAREKLEEFRLKREVFGFEDFLSPEQYDEVFQVTGLDLDERKAHMAFVAKSLDTFVHGYVRFGKGVPGFSDLSLNDQANLLKLARVEVWFLGAYRGFAVDPNVFFAPNRDCRHRCEMERLLGREYTDYAYDLARSMQKLDLTQDEVIVLKAVCLTFTDRCAMDDPGKVEEIQWRMLRCFLCLLRRNHPGEDGLFHRVMSFVTAVRNLTELSKEALNTRHFSHAIRTNSTLVDMLLV